The genome window TGCCAGGCATCTATTTCCTGATAGGCGTGTCGAAAATCGGGTGTGTAGTGAATATCCCAGCCTTGAGCGCGCAATTCCGGCACGGTTTTCTCTACAAAGCGTATCCATTGCGTGCTTTCAGGCAAGCCCAAAGCCGTCCGGGCAATATGATTGTCATGCAGATAGGTTATCGTATGCAAAGGAACCAGACCTTGCTGTTTCAGAAGTTCGACCGCGGTCTGTTCCCGCATGATATCGCGTTTGATATGTATCGTCGTTCCCTCTGCATCGGCGACGAAAACATCCTTGTCGCTACGCGGCAGGACATGTCCCTGATAATCGAAATACAGCTCGGCGTAATCGAGATGACTTTCATGATAAGGCGGATGTGGAACGTAATGCTGGTGGCGAATCGAGTTCATCTTGAGCCGCACAGTCGGCTCGACTTCCACGACTTGCAGATTCGCGCTTAGGTCGGCTGCCGGCGCTAATGTTCCCAGCCCGTGATCCCTGAGTATCCTGGCGACGAGCGGCACCGAAACCGGATCGAGAGAGGGAGCATGCAGCAACGTATCCATTAAATCCGCGCTCAGATCCTTATTATCGACACCGGCAATATGCGCAGGTCCTATCTCGCGCCGTAGATGATCCGCGTACCAATACGGCGAGCCCAATAGTATCTCCGCTTCCGATTCGAACTGCAGATCTGCGTGCAGCGTGCCGTCTGACCGGATACGCCACTCCAGACGCCCCTCGCGTACTTCTCCAAGTTGATAGGCGCGCAGTAATGGCAGCGAAACAGCTCTCATCGTGTTGTTGACGGTCCGTGATTCGAATACGACCAGGCGTTCTGTGGATACCGCCGTTTTCAAAAATGCGACTGCCGCGCTTCCTTCCAGAAGGTACTCGGAGCCGACGCTGCCATAGCGGGCGCTGCCGGACTGATAGAGTTTCAGCAGCAGCGGCAAATCGTCTTCCGCTACAAACTTGGGCGGGCTACGCAGCGCGCGTTCGATATTACTCCAGCTCTCTGTCGCCTGCCACTCGCCCGTCCCGCTCTGCTTCGCTTTCCAAAGCGATACGGCGCATGAGCGCCCGGCATGACGAACACAATAAAGCAGTTTCGGAGGAACTACCGCTTTTCTGACAACGCGTTTGACCGCAGGCGCCTCGGTTTGCTGCAAGTGGCCGACGAGTTGTTCAAGCCAGGCCAATACTTCCTGCGGCTGCTTTTCCGGTTCATCCTTTTTCTGCATCGACATATTATTTTCGGCTATTTGCATCCAATACAAATAGATTGCCGCAATATGTTTACAGCGATATCCGATAGGGCAGGAACACTCCGCTTCGAAAAGCGTTCCGGACGGCACGGGTGTATAGGTGGCCACCACGGAGTAAGGGCGGCGCGCGCTTCCCTGGATTCTGGCGGTAATCCACTCGGGTCCGAGGTTCACATCGCTTACCCGCGAAATATAAGGCTTGCCCTTCTCCAGTTCTGCCCTGCCCAGCCAATGGGTTAAATCCTCGAGCGTGAAGCTGGGTTTGTACGAGCCTCCCTGCCGGGTCAGCCGCGTAGCCAAATTCCCTGATATTTGTTTTTTGGGCGTAGTCATCGCAAAAAAGGGTCAAATCCTGAAGGAATCGTCATTCGAACCATGCATTATACTTCGCGTTCATGTCAGGACAAAGCCATTCCTGTAAAGCATAACAACTTGATTCGATTACCTGCAGGCGTTATCCTTCCTAAAGTAGCTGCTTTGACCTCAATAGCAGGCAATTCGTCTTAATCCGGAAACAAATCATACAAAACACACCATGAGCATCACATCGTTTAACCCGCCTGTACGCACCCTGATGGGACCTGGTCCTTCCGACGTTCACCCCCGTATTCTGGCTGCGATGGCGCGGCCGACCATCGGTCATCTCGATCCTCTGTTCGTGAACATGATGGACGAGATGAAGGTATTGTTGCAGTACGCCTTTAAAACCGAAAATGCTTTGACGCTGCCGGTTTCCGCGCCGGGTTCGGCCGGTATGGAAACCTGCTTCGTCAACCTGGTGGAGCCGGGCGACAAGGTAATCGTTTGCCAGAACGGCGTGTTCGGCATGCGCATGACGGAAAATGTCGTGCGCTCGGGCGGAGTCGCTATCGTTGTCCAGGATGCCTGGGGGCAGCCGGTCGATCCCAATAAAGTGGAGCAGGCGTTCAAGGAAAATCCTGATGCGCGTTTTCTGGCGTTCGTTCAGGCGGAAACCTCGACCGGCGCGTATTCCGACGCCAAAACCCTGACCAAACTGGCGCACGGTCACGGCGCGCTGGTCATAGTCGACGCAGTTACCTCGCTCGGCGGCAGCCAGCTGGAAGTCGACGCGTGGGGCATCGACGCGATTTATTCCGGTTCGCAGAAATGCCTGTCCTGCACCCCTGGCCTTTCCCCGGTCAGTTTCGGCGAGCGCGCGGTTGAAGTCATCAAGAACCGCAAGACCAAGGTGCAAAGCTGGTTCCTGGACATGAATCTGGTAATGAACTATTGGGGCGGCGGCACCAAACGCGCCTACCATCATACCGCGCCGATCAATGCCTTGTACGGCCTGCACGAAGCGCTGGTGATGTTGCAGGACGAAGGCCTGGAGAACTCCTGGACCCGGCACACCAACCTGCATCTGGCGCTCAAGGCCGGATTCGAAGCGCTGGGATTGAGCTTCGTAGTGCCGGAAGGTTCCCGTCTGCCCCAGCTTAACTCGGTTACCATACCGGAAGGCGTGGACGATGCGCAGGTGCGCGGCACGCTGCTGCAGCGCTACAATCTGGAGATAGGCGCTGGCCTGGGCGATCTGGCTGGAAAAATTTGGCGTTTCGGCCTGATGGGTCACAGCGCCACGCCGAAAAACGTGATCTTCGCGCTGGCGGCGCTGGAATCGGTATTGACCGAACTGAAAGCGCCGATCAACCGCGGCGTTGCGCTGGACGCGGCTCAGCAGGTGCTGCTGGCGAAGGGATACTGAGCCATGGCTTGCGCATGCATGGAGCGCCTGACCAGCGCGATACAATACCTGCTGCCTCATCATTTGCTGTCGCGCGGGATGCATGCGCTGGCGCGTTGCCAGAACACCGCGCTGAAGAATGCCTTGATCAGCCGCGTCGTAAAGCTTTACGGCGTCAACGTCGGCGAAGCGCTGGAGCCCGATCCGTTGGCCTATCCGAGTTTCAATGCGTTCTTCACGCGCGCATTGAAGCTTGGCGCAAGGCCGCTGGACCCGACGCCGGGCGCGATTTTGTGTCCGGCGGACGGCGCTGTCAGCCAGTTAGGCGACATTAACGACGGCACGATCTTTCAGGCGAAAGGACACAGTTACAGCGTCACAGAACTATTGGGCGGCGATGCCGGATTGGCGCAGCCGTTTCTGGACGGCAAGTTTGCAACGATTTATCTGTCGCCCAGGGATTACCATCGCCTGCATATGCCGCTGTCGGGCCGTCTGCGCGACATGCAGCATGTGCCGGGCAGGCTGTTCAGCGTCAATGCCGCAACGGCGCGCAATGTTCCCAGACTGTTTGCGCGCAACGAACGCGTTGCCGCGTTTTTCGATACCGAGGCCGGCCCGATGGCGTTGGTCCTGGTCGGCGCGATATTCGTATCCAGCATCGAAACGGTATGGCATGGCGAAGTAACTCCGCCGTCAAGTTCCACAGTGCGCCGCTGGCATTACGACGATGGCGTCCGGCTGGAGCAAGGCGCTGAAATAGGGCGCTTCAACATGGGGTCCACCATTATCGTGCTGCTGGGTAAACAGGCCGGAAACTGGCTTGAAGGTTTGGGCGCAGGCGACAGCGTGCGCATGGGGCAGCTGTTGGGAACATGCTGAGTAAGCAGTGAAAAAAATCCGGTTGCGAACGATGACGCTGCTCATTCCGCCCCTGGTCTGGCTGGGGTGGTATTTCCTGCCGCAACAATCGCCGCTGCCGGTATTGCTGGAGCACTGGCGCATCGCCCTGACCATGGCTTTCGGTTCGTTTATCGGCGGAGCGACCAGCGAAGCGGGCGGAGCGGTAGCTTTCCCTGTATTCACCAAGATACTGGCGATTCCGCCAAAACACGCCAAACTGTTTTCCCTCGCCACCCAAAGCATAGGCATGGGCTCGGCGTTTCTCACCATACTGCTGTTGCGCATACGCGTGGAATGGCGCGCCATATTCTGGGTCGTACCCGGTTCCATACCCATGTTGTATGTTGGCTTGAACCTGGCCGGGGCGCTGCCGGCGAGCGCGGTCCGCATCCTTTTTACCGTAGTGCAATGCAGCTTTGCGCTTGCGCTCTATCTGCATAACCGCAATCCGGCACAAAGCCGCCACGATTGCTTGCCGCGATGCGAAATCAGGGAGCGAAGCATTTTGCTGGTTTTCGGCATGGCCGGCGGATTGATCAGCGGACTATTGGGCAGCGGTCTGGAAATTATCGTGTTTTCGGTGTTGGTGCTGCTGTTTCGCTTGTGCGAGAAAACCGCTACGCCGACCGTTATCGTGATGATGGTGCTGACGACCTGGGCCGGTTTTGCGATGATAGTGTCCAGGGGCGAGTTCGTCGCGCCGGTCACCGAATACTGGCTGGCCGCCATCCCCATCGTCGTCGTGGGAGGGCCGCTGGGCGTTTACGCTTGTTCCCATATGCCGCGAATAATCATAGTCCGTGTGCTGATAGGCTTGATTCTGGCGGAGTTGATATCGTCGCTGCTGCTGATTCCGCTTGATCGCGCCACAGCCGTTGGAGCATTGGTTTTATTTCTGGCTTTTTCCGGCATTTATTACCGGATGTCTTTATCGCAACGCTATCGGTAGAACCTGACCCGACACGATCAATACGGCAGACTCAAGCCGTCATTCCCGTCTGATGCTCACCACATACCCCAGATCAAGTCCAGGGCAGACGTTGTGGTACAAGTAGGCGGGGTAGTTGTTTACCAGGGGGTTACCAGCGGGATGACTTTTCTTCCATGACGACGGTAGATATGAAAATCACTGTCCAAGGTCAGAACCCGGCATGGCTCGTTCAACTCAGCGAGTCGAATCAGGCAGGCATCGGCCAATGACGCGGGGATATTATCGTACCGTTGAAACAGTGCGCGAACGGCTGCAACTTCGTTACTCAGCGACATCGCCACCAGCACCACGCCTCGCTCAATCAAAGCCAGAGCCTTGGCTGGATCAAAACCGGCGCGTGCCAGCAGAAAACAGGTAAGCGGCAACGACAGCTTCGCAGGTCAGAAACGGGCCGGCATACATGGCAAACTGTGCCTTTGCCCACTCATGATAGCTATCGCCTCGGCAATGCAGGGCAACCCAAGGGCCTGTATCCAAAAGCAAATGCACTGCTCAGACGCGCCCAAAAGAGGCCAAATGACTTGGATTGGAAGACAAATCGGCTGGTCCTCCCGAAAAACAGCCTACCAAATCGTCGGCTTGGTCAAGCGCCGAAACAAAATGTGCGGACGACATGCGTTGCCGCAGATACATATTCAGCGCCCGCCGCACCAACTCCGACTTACTCAGATGCTCTTGCGCGCTGGCCTGAAGAATTGCAGCTTCAAGCTGCGGGGTAATTTTGATGGTCAAAGTATTCATGGGTAAATAATATCTGACGGCAGCACGTATTACAAACAGGTTTCTGTTGCATTCTTAATGATTTGCACTGAGTACAATCCTTTTGATGAAGCTCTGTTAAAACGCTTTGTAGGAGCGGGCTTAGCCCGCGAACAGGCCAATCGCGGGCTAAAGCCCGCTCCTGCAAGGATAGGTAATGGCAGTTGAACCGTTGCAAGATATTTGGTTCTGAATGAAACGGGTTCCACGCATTTTCCTGATGCTTGAATTTGCGCTATTGTAGCGTGTCTGCAATGGAGTGGAATACAGGACTCGTTATTGGCACATGCACTGACACTATGACTATAAGCAATACCGAAATACCCTGCTCATGCGATGTGTTGGTCATCGGCGGCGGCCCGGCGGGTTCCAGCGTAGCCGCCCTGCTGGCGAGAGATGGGATCGACGTCGTGTTGCTGGAAAAGGCCTTGCACCCGCGCCCGCAGGTCGGCGAAAGCCTGATCCCGCATTTCTGGAAATACGCCGACCTGACCGGCGCAACGCCGCTGATCGAATCCGAAGGGTTTGTCGCCAAGGCGGGAGGGATTACCGTATGGAACGGCAAAATCCATCGCATCGCATTTTCCGAGTTCGGTTTTACCCGTCCCGCGCTGCATGTGGAACGCGATGTTTTCGACGATCTGCTGCTGCGCCATGCGGTGTCGTCCGGTGCGCGCGTTTATCAGCAGATTGCGGTGAAAGAGGTTAACTTTTCCTCCGAAGCGCGTCCGCTGGTTCATTACCTGGACAAGCGCGGCGACAAAGCAGGGGAGGGGCGTATCGCCTGCCGTTACGTCATCGACGCCAGCGGCAACGGCGCGGTGCTGGCGGGGCAGTTCGGCAGCAAGCGCCTGATCGATACGCGCATGCGTTTCCTGTCGCTGTGGGGGTATTTCCGCAACTCCCGTTATGTCGGCGCCGACGGCAAAAGCCATGCGCCGGAAGACATCGGCGCGATCAAGCCAGTCACCTTTGTAACCTCGTTCGAGGACGGCTGGATTTGGCATATCGCGATGCGCAAGCTGACCAGCGTCGGCGTCGTCCTGCATACCGACAGAGCGCGCGGTATGAACGGGAGCGAACGGGAACAGTTTTTTCTGGAAACCTGCCGCAAAACGCCCTATATCGATCGCCTGCTGGATGCGGCGGAATATCAGGAGGGCTTGTACTGCGAACGTCCGGACTACTCCTATTATTCGACGCGGCTGTGCGGAGAAAACTTTTATCTGCTCGGCGACGCGGCGTCTTTTGTCGATCCCATTTACTCACACGGCGTGCTGAATGCGTTTTACAATGCCGCGATGGCCGCCGTGGCGGTGCGCGAATCCCTGCGCGATCCGGCGCGCCGCGCCCGCCATGCGCAGTTGTGCGAAAACCGCATGCGGCAGTTTTACGGCTTCTCGCGCGCGCTGGCGCTTGGCGAATTCGGTGGCGACGGCGTGGATGCCGATCTGGTCAAGCACCTGATGCGCTCGGTTCCCCGGCGCGAGCTGGATTTGATGCTGGCCGCTTCGTATATGTCCGAGCGCGCCGGAAATTTCCACCGACTGATCGAGGATGCCGGGTTGCAACATACCGAGGCTCCGGACAAGATACATTTCATGTCGCGGCTGGAGTTGTGACATGTCGGCGGCTCCCCCTCTTCCTTTTATCATCAATCTGAATGTACTACGAATGCATGGAAGCTGGGATAATGAAACAGGTTTTCCGCTATCCATCGAAATTAATGCATGCGCTGGGTGAAATCGTCTCGCGAGATCGACATGGCCGCCACCAATTTCAAAACAGAAAACAATATCTTCCGTAAGCTGATCGGAAACGGGCTGACCTACTGCATACCCAGATTCCAGCGCGATTACAGTTGGACGGCGGATGAGTGGGAAGATTTGTGGCTGGATTTGCTCGGCACTCTGCAGCCGGAAGGCGAACCGTCGCATTATATGGGCTATCTGGTTCTGCAATCGGCGGACGATAAAACGTTTGCGGTGATTGACGGTCAGCAGCGTCTTACCACCTTGAGCATCATCATCCTTGCCATATTGAAAAACCTTCAGCGCCAGATCGACGCCAAAAACGACGCGGAAGCCAATCAGCAACGGCTGCAACAAATCCGCCAAGCCTACATCGGTTATCTCGATCCCGTTACCCTGGTTTCGCGGCCCAAGCTGACGCTCAACCGCAACAACAACGACTATTATCAGAATTATCTGGTTACCTTGGGCCATCTACCGGTGCGAGGTTTCCGCAGTTCCGAACACCTGTTGCGCAAGGCATTCGAATGGTTCGACAAACGCGTTGCCGATTACATCAAACCGAGCGCCGGCAATGAAGGCATGCGGCTGGCGCAATTGGCGGAGGATATCAGCGACCGTCTGTTTTTTACCGTGATCACCGTTACCGATGAACTCAACGCCTATAAAGTATTCGAAACCTTGAACGCGCGAGGCGTGCGTCTATCCGCCACCGATTTGCTGAAAAACTACCTGTTTTCGGTATTGGATCGACAAGGCCAAAACGATCACGAATTACGCAATTTGGAAGATCGCTGGGAAGCCATGGTCGGGCGTTTGGGCGCTGAAAGTTTTCCGGACTTTTTGCGGGTGCATTGGAACAGTCGCCGCTCATTTGCACGGCAGGCCGAATTGTTCAAAACCATACGCAGCCGCATCGACACGCGGGAAGCGGTCTTTCAACTGCTACGGGACATGGAGCAGGATCTGGACGCTTATCTGGCCTTGTCGTCGCCTGAGGCGTCCGATTGGCCGCCCGACGCGAAAATCCTGGCGAGCACCCTGCGCACCTTCAATGTGCGCCAACCTTACCCCTTGCTGCTGGCGGCAAAGCGCCAATTCAACGAAACCGACTTTATCGGGTTGTTGCGCGCCTGCGTGGTGATTTCCATGCGCTTCAACGTCATCGGCAGCTACAGCACGGCGGAGCAGGAACGCACCTACAATGCCGTTGCAGAACGTATCGCCAAGGTTGAGATCACCGCGCTGGGTCAGGCGCTACCGGCGATGTCGAGTATCTACCCGAACGATGCGGCATTCCGCGCCGCATTTGCCGAAAAAACCATACGCACTACGCTGCCGCGCAATAATCGCGTTGTGCGCTACATCCTGTGCACGCTGGAAAAACATTTGTCGGGAGTGGAGCTGAGTTTTACCAGCGACAGTTTCAATGTCGAGCATGTTCTCCCGCAACGGCCGCAGTCAGGCTGGGATGCATTCAGCGACGAAGAAGCCGATGCACTGGCCTACCGTCTCGGCAACATGACGCTGTTGCAAAGCGGCGTCAACAAGGATTTGGGCAATGTGGCCTATGGCGTCAAACGCCCGGTTTACCAGGACAGTCAGTTCGCCATCACTCGCAAAATTGCCGAGGATAATGCAGAGTGGACGCCCGAGCGCATCGGCGCGCACCAGAGCTGGATGGCGAATCAGGCTACTTCTATTTGGCGGATCGGGCAGTTGGGCTAACTGGCGAATTGCAGGAAAAATGGTTGTGGAAGACCTTGATGGAACCGGTCCTGGAGTTTTCCAGGAACGCTTTCCATCAGTCCTGATATTGTAGCTGCTGTACTGCCCACAGTTTCGTATATCGACTTTGACGCGCCCATAAATATAAGGATACACAAATGGAAATCAAACGAATTATTGGCCCGGCGATGGCCGTTGTGCTGATCATTGGAATTGGCGCCGCCGCTTTTATTTCTCATAATCGCAAAGCAGTTGATGACGCCAACAAAGCGGCTGCTGCGTCCATCGTCGAACTCAAAGGGATGATAGGTTCCGAGAAAGAATCGTTTTTCGCCGACCCTGAAGTAATTGAAGCGCTGGCCGCAAAAGGTTTTCGGGTGAAAGTCGAAAAAGTGGGGTCTCGCGAAATCGTGTCGCGCGATCCTACTGGATATGACTTCGGTTTTCCATCCGGATCTCCTGCTGCGATGGCTTTGCAAAACAAGGTAAAAGCCAGACAGGTATACACGACTTTCTTTACCCCAATGGCTGTCGCTTCCTGGAAGTTGCTGGTACCCGTTCTGGAGCAAGAGGGTATTGTAAAAATGACGGACGGGGCTTACTACATCCTCGATATGAAAAAGCTGCTCGACAAGATCGAACAAGGCGTTCGTTGGCGCGAGCTGAAAGGCAATACGGTTTATCCGACAGGCAAAAGCATACTGATCAGCTCGACGGATGTGCGTAAATCGAATTCGGCGGCGATGTATCTGGCGTTGGCGAGCTATGTGCTTAACGATAACAACGTGGTGGACGATAACGAACACGCCAACAAGCTGTTGCCTTTCCTGACTTCGCTTTTCTTGCGGCAGGGGCTGCAGGAATCCAGTTCTTCCGGGCCGTTCGAGGATTACGCAACCATGGGGGTTGGCAAAGCGCCTCTTGTCATGATTTACGAAAGCCAATTCCTGGAGTATCAGTCAAAACGCGCGCAGCCGAATGCGGATATGGTTCTGCTTTACCCGCAACCCACCCTTTATTCCAAACACGTCCTGGTGCCTTTTAATGAAAATGGCCGCAGGCTGGGAGAAGTTTTGGCTTCAGACTTAAAGCTGCAAAAACTGGCCACTCAGTACGGCTATCGCACGTCGTCACTGGAAAATTTTGCGGAATTCCTGAAAAGCAAAAACCTTCAGGCCCCTGCAACACTTGTGGAAGTGATCGACCCTCCAAGTTATGAAATACTGGAGCGGATGATTCAGTCTATCGAAAACAAATTCCAGTAAACTCGCCCTTCGAGGAACCCGATAATGTCCGACTTGCAAAATAGTGCCGAAGCACAAAATACATTAACCCCTCCCGAGGTGATCACACCGGTTGCCGGACCCAATGCCCCGGACAGGGTGCCGCTCAAAGCGGAAGTAACCGCCAAAATCGACGAGCAGATTGCGCATTACCTGGACAGCCTGATGAATGAGGATATTCAAAGCGAGAGTTTTCAGGCCAAGCTGGATTCCGCATTCCGCCTGGGCAAGGAGGAAATATCCAACGCCTCGTCGTTAATGACCGGGCGCTTTATGGAGCGTAATTTTGTCGGAATCGAAAATTCCGCCGCATTTAAATCAATCCAGTCGATGCGCGGCATGCTTGATGAGCTTAATCCGGGCAAGCAAGGCGACCTGCTGGAGAAGAACAGGCTACTCGGGGTGATCCCGTTCGGAAACAAGCTTCAGGCCTATTTCCGTAAATTCCAGTCAGTCAGAAATCAGATGCAGGCCGTGATGACCGCCATTCACGCCGCTCGAGACGACATGCAGCGCGATGCCGCCGAGATCGAGCTGGTTAAATCCAAGCTGTGGGATGCGATGCAAAAACTGAAAGGGGCCATCTACTTTGCAGAACAGATAGACCGGCAAATTGCGGCGCGCGTCGAGGAATTGAAGGCCGGCGACCCGCTGCGCGCCAAAGCGTTGGAGCAGGAGGTGCTTTTTTACGCCAGACAGAATCTGCAGGACATGCAAACCCAGATGGCGGTCAATGTGAACGGCTATCTATCCCTCGACGTACTCAAGAAAACCGCCCGTGAAATGGCGAACGGCTGCAGCCGTGTCGCGACAACCGGCATGTCGGCTCTCGCGACCGCGCAAACAGTCGCGCGCGCTACCGGCAACCAGATTCAAGTCATGGAAATGCTCACCGGCGTGAGCGACACCATCGGCGAGCTGGTTACCGAAACATCCCGGCAGCTTGGCAAGCACGTCGACAAAACAGGCGAGTTCGCATCGAATCCGTTGATCGGCATCCAGAAAATACAGGAGATGTTCGACAATACCTTTAAGGCGATGGACGCCATGGACGCCTTCCGTTCCAAAGCGATCGACGCCCTCGGCAAGAACAACCAGATTCTGAAAGAACAAATTTCCCGCTCCGAACAGTATCTC of Candidatus Methylospira mobilis contains these proteins:
- a CDS encoding pyridoxal-phosphate-dependent aminotransferase family protein → MSITSFNPPVRTLMGPGPSDVHPRILAAMARPTIGHLDPLFVNMMDEMKVLLQYAFKTENALTLPVSAPGSAGMETCFVNLVEPGDKVIVCQNGVFGMRMTENVVRSGGVAIVVQDAWGQPVDPNKVEQAFKENPDARFLAFVQAETSTGAYSDAKTLTKLAHGHGALVIVDAVTSLGGSQLEVDAWGIDAIYSGSQKCLSCTPGLSPVSFGERAVEVIKNRKTKVQSWFLDMNLVMNYWGGGTKRAYHHTAPINALYGLHEALVMLQDEGLENSWTRHTNLHLALKAGFEALGLSFVVPEGSRLPQLNSVTIPEGVDDAQVRGTLLQRYNLEIGAGLGDLAGKIWRFGLMGHSATPKNVIFALAALESVLTELKAPINRGVALDAAQQVLLAKGY
- the asd gene encoding archaetidylserine decarboxylase (Phosphatidylserine decarboxylase is synthesized as a single chain precursor. Generation of the pyruvoyl active site from a Ser is coupled to cleavage of a Gly-Ser bond between the larger (beta) and smaller (alpha chains). It is an integral membrane protein.), whose amino-acid sequence is MACACMERLTSAIQYLLPHHLLSRGMHALARCQNTALKNALISRVVKLYGVNVGEALEPDPLAYPSFNAFFTRALKLGARPLDPTPGAILCPADGAVSQLGDINDGTIFQAKGHSYSVTELLGGDAGLAQPFLDGKFATIYLSPRDYHRLHMPLSGRLRDMQHVPGRLFSVNAATARNVPRLFARNERVAAFFDTEAGPMALVLVGAIFVSSIETVWHGEVTPPSSSTVRRWHYDDGVRLEQGAEIGRFNMGSTIIVLLGKQAGNWLEGLGAGDSVRMGQLLGTC
- a CDS encoding sulfite exporter TauE/SafE family protein, with translation MKKIRLRTMTLLIPPLVWLGWYFLPQQSPLPVLLEHWRIALTMAFGSFIGGATSEAGGAVAFPVFTKILAIPPKHAKLFSLATQSIGMGSAFLTILLLRIRVEWRAIFWVVPGSIPMLYVGLNLAGALPASAVRILFTVVQCSFALALYLHNRNPAQSRHDCLPRCEIRERSILLVFGMAGGLISGLLGSGLEIIVFSVLVLLFRLCEKTATPTVIVMMVLTTWAGFAMIVSRGEFVAPVTEYWLAAIPIVVVGGPLGVYACSHMPRIIIVRVLIGLILAELISSLLLIPLDRATAVGALVLFLAFSGIYYRMSLSQRYR
- a CDS encoding PIN domain-containing protein — encoded protein: MPLTCFLLARAGFDPAKALALIERGVVLVAMSLSNEVAAVRALFQRYDNIPASLADACLIRLAELNEPCRVLTLDSDFHIYRRHGRKVIPLVTPW
- a CDS encoding ribbon-helix-helix protein, CopG family, with the protein product MNTLTIKITPQLEAAILQASAQEHLSKSELVRRALNMYLRQRMSSAHFVSALDQADDLVGCFSGGPADLSSNPSHLASFGRV
- a CDS encoding NAD(P)/FAD-dependent oxidoreductase — translated: MTISNTEIPCSCDVLVIGGGPAGSSVAALLARDGIDVVLLEKALHPRPQVGESLIPHFWKYADLTGATPLIESEGFVAKAGGITVWNGKIHRIAFSEFGFTRPALHVERDVFDDLLLRHAVSSGARVYQQIAVKEVNFSSEARPLVHYLDKRGDKAGEGRIACRYVIDASGNGAVLAGQFGSKRLIDTRMRFLSLWGYFRNSRYVGADGKSHAPEDIGAIKPVTFVTSFEDGWIWHIAMRKLTSVGVVLHTDRARGMNGSEREQFFLETCRKTPYIDRLLDAAEYQEGLYCERPDYSYYSTRLCGENFYLLGDAASFVDPIYSHGVLNAFYNAAMAAVAVRESLRDPARRARHAQLCENRMRQFYGFSRALALGEFGGDGVDADLVKHLMRSVPRRELDLMLAASYMSERAGNFHRLIEDAGLQHTEAPDKIHFMSRLEL
- a CDS encoding DUF262 domain-containing protein, which codes for MRWVKSSREIDMAATNFKTENNIFRKLIGNGLTYCIPRFQRDYSWTADEWEDLWLDLLGTLQPEGEPSHYMGYLVLQSADDKTFAVIDGQQRLTTLSIIILAILKNLQRQIDAKNDAEANQQRLQQIRQAYIGYLDPVTLVSRPKLTLNRNNNDYYQNYLVTLGHLPVRGFRSSEHLLRKAFEWFDKRVADYIKPSAGNEGMRLAQLAEDISDRLFFTVITVTDELNAYKVFETLNARGVRLSATDLLKNYLFSVLDRQGQNDHELRNLEDRWEAMVGRLGAESFPDFLRVHWNSRRSFARQAELFKTIRSRIDTREAVFQLLRDMEQDLDAYLALSSPEASDWPPDAKILASTLRTFNVRQPYPLLLAAKRQFNETDFIGLLRACVVISMRFNVIGSYSTAEQERTYNAVAERIAKVEITALGQALPAMSSIYPNDAAFRAAFAEKTIRTTLPRNNRVVRYILCTLEKHLSGVELSFTSDSFNVEHVLPQRPQSGWDAFSDEEADALAYRLGNMTLLQSGVNKDLGNVAYGVKRPVYQDSQFAITRKIAEDNAEWTPERIGAHQSWMANQATSIWRIGQLG
- a CDS encoding toxic anion resistance protein, encoding MSDLQNSAEAQNTLTPPEVITPVAGPNAPDRVPLKAEVTAKIDEQIAHYLDSLMNEDIQSESFQAKLDSAFRLGKEEISNASSLMTGRFMERNFVGIENSAAFKSIQSMRGMLDELNPGKQGDLLEKNRLLGVIPFGNKLQAYFRKFQSVRNQMQAVMTAIHAARDDMQRDAAEIELVKSKLWDAMQKLKGAIYFAEQIDRQIAARVEELKAGDPLRAKALEQEVLFYARQNLQDMQTQMAVNVNGYLSLDVLKKTAREMANGCSRVATTGMSALATAQTVARATGNQIQVMEMLTGVSDTIGELVTETSRQLGKHVDKTGEFASNPLIGIQKIQEMFDNTFKAMDAMDAFRSKAIDALGKNNQILKEQISRSEQYLDRSRSADAKAAMSSDATIAGPVKL